The following DNA comes from Dysgonomonadaceae bacterium PH5-43.
CATTGGTTTTATCCTAACGACCTAAATCATAGTAAATTTGGATTAGAAAAGATAAACGGCAAATCGAAAGGTATTCCTTTCGATTTAGAAGAGTTAAAACGTAATTGCAACAGATCGGCTCAAGTGTTAGACATACATATATATGGTGGCGATTGCGTGGTTAGTAAAACAGGAGAAGTTAAGATTATCGATTTTAATGATTGGCCAAGTTTTGCACCTTGTAGAAACGAAGCAGCTCCGTATATTGCAGAATGTATTTATAATATTGCTATAAAAAATAAACAATAAATTTATGAGTGAAACTAAATTTGATTACAAATCAACTCTAAAATCAGAAGACACCGAAGAGTTTATAGATATACATTTTTATAGACCTATAGGTTACTTGTGGGCTTTATTGTTCCATAAGTTAGGGGTTACGCCTAATCAGGTTACCATTGCTTCTATCTTTATAGGAGTAGGAGCGGGTGTTTGTTTTTATTTTCAAGATTTTTGGATTAATGTGCTTGGCGTTTGTTTGTTGATATGGGCAAACTCTTACGATAGTGCAGACGGACAGTTGGCTCGTATGACTAACCAAAAATCAGAATTAGGAAGAATACTTGACGGAGCTTGTGGCGATTTCTGGTTTATCTCTATCTACTTAGCTATTGTGTTTCGTTTGTGGCCCGAATGGAATTATTGGATTCTTATTCTTGCTTTATTAGCAGGCTATTCGCATTCGAAGCAAGCTGCAATGGCAGATTATTTTCGTAATATTCATTTGCTATTTCTTAAAGGAAAGAAAGGAAGTGAGTTAGATAACTCTATCGACCTTGAAGAGAAATACGAAAAAATAAGTTGGATGGAAAAACCTTTAGTGAAGTTTTTCGAGTTTATGTATCTTAATTACACTAAGGGACAAGAAAAATGGACTCCTCAAATACAACGAATGTTTAGAGTTATAAATAGTAATAAATACAATGGCGAGGCTCCTCATTGGTTTTTGAGTCTTTATCGAAAGAAAAGTCTACCGTTTATCAAATATACAAATATGCTTTCTTTTAACTTAAGAGCAATAGTATTGTTTGTGTCGGTGCTTATTAATATGCCTTGGATTTATTTTGTTTTCGAACTAACAATTATGAATGCAATGTTAATCTATATGATTAACCGATACGAGCGTTTGGGTCGTAAGTTTAGAGGTGGATTAGAAATGGAAGACTAATATTATAGCATAATGATTGATTTAAATAATGTAAAAGGAGTAATCTTTGATTACGGAGCAACCATAGATAGTAATGGAAAGCATTGGGCTGAAGTTTTGTGGGACGCATACGTAGACAATAATATTCCTGTAACAAAAGAAGCTTTTAGAGACGCTTATGTTTATGGAGAGCGTTATTTAGCTTTACACCCTGTAGTAAAGCCCGACTTTACGTTCAAAGATGTGTTGGAGGCAAAGACCAAATTGCAGGTAGAATGGTTGATAGAAAACAAATTTTTAACAC
Coding sequences within:
- a CDS encoding hypothetical protein (product_source=Hypo-rule applied; pfam=PF01066; transmembrane_helix_parts=Inside_1_46,TMhelix_47_69,Outside_70_118,TMhelix_119_141,Inside_142_254,TMhelix_255_277,Outside_278_304), coding for MSETKFDYKSTLKSEDTEEFIDIHFYRPIGYLWALLFHKLGVTPNQVTIASIFIGVGAGVCFYFQDFWINVLGVCLLIWANSYDSADGQLARMTNQKSELGRILDGACGDFWFISIYLAIVFRLWPEWNYWILILALLAGYSHSKQAAMADYFRNIHLLFLKGKKGSELDNSIDLEEKYEKISWMEKPLVKFFEFMYLNYTKGQEKWTPQIQRMFRVINSNKYNGEAPHWFLSLYRKKSLPFIKYTNMLSFNLRAIVLFVSVLINMPWIYFVFELTIMNAMLIYMINRYERLGRKFRGGLEMED